The proteins below are encoded in one region of Fulvia fulva chromosome 9, complete sequence:
- a CDS encoding 4-coumarate-CoA ligase 1 has protein sequence MPKFPSLQQDILLPRDITTWQWLFESPTCSPLRRYPEKELGGFTDVVAKETLNWKQVKENATYLSAALVKKYGLKETETVALFSANTVWYPVAMHATLRVGGRVSGASLAYNEEEMTYALQKADAKFLMTHPHSMDVAINSAKAVGLPQENIFLLEGELKGFKNIKTLIEEGKQLGEQVPVCSIPKGKTNFDICGFLSFSSGTTGLPKAVMIAHQNVIAQCLQIMPITPSDHKRILALLPSFHITGLVHVLHLPLLINASVYCLPQSTMKLMLDAIVEYKIPELLLVPPLIIRLVRDPLVEQYDLSFVRRFSSGAAPMSDEIIQLLQKKFPNTGFKQGYGMTESCSCIATHPPWLYDFSYAKTVGTVCASTTVKIIKEDGNEAEIGEPGEICAKGPQIVMGYLNNPEATKETFDEEGYLHTGDQGSIDSHGIITILDRIKELIKVRGIGVAPAELEDLLLGHEEVEDVAVMAIQDDYSGEVPKAYIVPKPGQEPGQALGRELLAFVKSKKVRYKAVKEVEFIKEIPKSGSGKILRRMLRDQHRKGAQGVVVREESMGWWGRGVGWLDV, from the exons ATGCCCAAGTTCCCCAGTCTACAGCAGGACATCCTCC TGCCACGCGACATCACCACATGGCAATGGCTGTTCGAAAGCCCGACCTGCTCACCCCTCCGACGATACCCCGAGAAAGAGCTGGGCGGCTTCACAGATGTCGTGGCCAAGGAAACGTTGAACTGGAAGCAAGTCAAAGAGAACGCCACATACCTGTCGGCCGCACTGGTCAAGAAGTACGGCCTCAAAGAGACGGAGACAGTAGCGCTCTTTAGCGCCAATACAGTATGGTACCCAGTCGCCATGCACGCGACACTGCGTGTTGGTGGCAGAGTCTCCGGAGCCAGTCTAGCATACAATGAGGAAGAGATGACCTATGCGCTCCAGAAAGCAGATGCCAAGTTCTTGATGACACACCCGCACAGTATGGATGTCGCCATCAACTCCGCAAAAGCCGTTGGCCTGCCACAGGAGAACATCTTCCTCCTGGAAGGCGAGCTCAAGGGCTTCAAGAACATCAAGACTCTTATTGAGGAAGGCAAGCAACTCGGCGAGCAAGTCCCAGTTTGCTCCATTCCAAAGGGCAAGACGAACTTCGACATTTGCGGCTTTCTATCGTTCTCGTCGGGAACTACTGGTCTACCCAAGGCTGTCATGATCGCCCACCAAAATGTCATCGCTCAATGCCTCCAGATCATGCCAATCACGCCCTCCGATCACAAACGCATCCTGGCCCTCCTCCCCTCCTTCCACATCACTGGCCTTGTCCACGTCCTCCACCTCCCTCTCCTCATCAACGCATCCGTCTACTGCCTCCCTCAATCCACCATGAAACTCATGCTCGACGCAATCGTTGAGTACAAGATCCCCGAACTCCTCCTAGTCCCTCCACTCATCATTCGATTGGTCCGAGATCCATTGGTAGAGCAATACGACCTCTCCTTTGTCAGGCGCTTCTCCTCCGGCGCAGCACCCATGTCCGATGAAATCATCCAGCTCCTGCAGAAGAAGTTCCCAAACACAGGCTTCAAGCAAGGTTACGGCATGACGGAATCCTGTTCCTGCATCGCAACACACCCTCCCTGGCTCTACGACTTCTCCTACGCCAAGACCGTCGGCACCGTCTGCGCCAGCACCACCGTCAAGATCATCAAGGAAGACGGCAACGAAGCGGAGATCGGCGAGCCTGGGGAGATCTGTGCCAAAGGACCACAGATCGTGATGGGATACCTCAACAATCCCGAAGCAACCAAGGAGACCTTCGACGAGGAAGGATACCTCCACACCGGCGACCAAGGCAGCATCGACTCCCACGGCATCATCACCATCCTCGACCGCATCAAAGAACTCATCAAAGTCCGTGGCATCGGCGTCGCGCCCGCTGAACTCGAAGATTTGTTGTTGGGCCACGAGGAAGTCGAAGACGTCGCCGTCATGGCAATCCAAGACGACTACTCGGGTGAAGTCCCCAAGGCGTACATTGTCCCCAAACCAGGGCAAGAGCCTGGGCAGGCGCTGGGGAGGGAGTTGTTGGCGTTTGTGAAGAGTAAGAAGGTGAGGTATAAGGCTGTTAAGGAGGTGGAGTTTATTAAGGAGATTCCGAAATCAGGGTCGGGAAAGATATTGCGGAGGATGTTGAGGGATCAGCATAGGAAGGGGGCGCAGGGGGTTGTGGTTAGGGAGGAGAGTATGGGGTGGTGGGGAAGAGGAGTGGGTTGGTTAGACGTGTAG